From a single Pelodiscus sinensis isolate JC-2024 chromosome 4, ASM4963464v1, whole genome shotgun sequence genomic region:
- the UBE2L6 gene encoding ubiquitin/ISG15-conjugating enzyme E2 L6 — MAASRRVGKELDDLKRSGFRCLKDIEVDDTNVLLWKALLLPDNPPYNKGAFRIEISFPAEYPFKPPKVTFKTKIYHPNVDEKGQVCLPIISAENWKPATKADQVIQALIALVHEPEPEHPLRADLAEEFSQDPKRFLRNAEDHTRKFSEKRPCE, encoded by the exons GAGCTGGACGACTTGAAGAGGTCGGGGTTCCGCTGCTTGAAGGACATCGAGGTGGACGACACCAACGTTCTTCTGTGGAAGGCGCTCCTGCTGCCG GACAATCCTCCGTACAACAAAGGCGCTTTCCGCATCGAGATCAGCTTCCCAGCCGAGTACCCCTTCAAGCCCCCCAAGGTCACCTTCAAAACAAAGATCTACCACCCCAATGTGGACGAGAAGGGGCAGGTCTGCCTGCCCATCATCAGCGCTGAGAACTGGAAACCCGCCACCAAGGCGGATCAAG TGATCCAGGCCCTGATCGCACTGGTGCACGAGCCGGAGCCGGAACACCCCCTGCGTGCCGACCTGGCCGAGGAGTTCAGCCAGGACCCCAAGCGGTTCCTGCGCAACGCCGAGGATCACACCCGCAAATTCAGCGAGAAGCGGCCCTGCGAGTGA